The following DNA comes from Mesorhizobium sp. B2-1-8.
CTGCGGCGCTATCGTTTCGACATGCGCAACCGGCGCCAAGGGGCGGGGGCGGATCGGACCCTGCGGGTGCAACTGGTCGGGGCCGGCGGTTCGGAGCTGAATTCGGCACTGGCGCGGATCAATGCCATCGCGGATGGCGTCGAATATGCGCGCACGCTGGTCAACCTGCCGCCGAACCATCTCCATCCCGACAATTTCCACGATCATCTGGAGCCGTTGCACGAAGCTGGCATCGACGTCGAGATACTCGATACGGCAAGGCTGAAGGAACTCGGCATGAACGCGATCCTGGCCGTGGGGTCAGGTTCGGTGCGACCGCCGCGCGTCGCGGTCCTGCGCTATCGCGGCAAGGGTGGCCCCGCACAGCCGCTGGCCTTCGTCGGCAAGGGCGTCTGTTTTGATTCCGGTGGTCTCTGCATAAAGCGCGGCGAGCAGATGTTCGACATGAAGGCCGACATGGGCGGCGCGGCCGCGGTGGTCGGCCTGCTGATCGCGCTGGCCCGGCAAGGCAGCCCGGTGCACGTGGTCGGCGTGCTCGGCATTGCCGAGAACATGCCGTCAGGCACCGCGCTCAAGCCGCGTGACATCATCACGACAGCATCCGGGCAGACCGTGGAAGTGTTCGACACGGATGCGGAAGGACGCCTGATCCTGGCCGACTGCCTCTATTATGCCGCCTCACGCTTCAACCCGTCGGTGATCGTCGATCTCGCCACTTTGACCTATTCGGTGATGCGCGGTCTCGGATCGGTATTCGCCGGCCTCTTCAGCACCGACGATGCCATCGCCTCGCGGATGATCGCGGCCGGAGAAGCGGTCGGCGAGCGGTTCTGGCAGCTGCCGCTCGACCGGGCTTATGACGAGGGGCTGCAATCGCCGTTCGCGGACCTGCGGCATCACGCCAAGGACATGGAAGACGGCGACGCTCCCTACGCCGCGGCGTTCCTGCGTCACTTCACCGAGGATCGGCCCTGGGTGCATCTCGACATTGCCGGCAAGGAACTGGCCGACACGGATCGGCCCCTTGGCAGGCAAGGCGCCACGGCGTTCGGCGTGCAGATGCTGGAAGAATGGGTTCGGTCCAGCCGGGAGGCGAACTAGTGACAAGCAACATGTCTTCAACCGCGCAAGGAGCGAGGATGTTACCGGAGATCGTCACCAGGGAAGGGCGGGCCGGCTTCGGCGATTACGAAACCTGGTATCGGGTCAGCGGCGAGCTCGATGCCGGCAAGGCTCCGGTCGTTATCCTGCATGGCGGGCCGGGCGCCGCCCATAATTATGTCGATGCCTACAAGCTTCTTGCCCGAACAGGCCGTGCCGTCATCCACTACGACCAATTGGGCTGCGGCAATTCCACCTTGCTGCCTGACAGAGGCGCCGATTTCTGGACGCCCAGGCTGTT
Coding sequences within:
- a CDS encoding leucyl aminopeptidase, with the translated sequence MPQSPVPVFETAEEISAETSVVVILQTAQTGFGPRAMALDTEMGGILSRACADTTVLAESGTCIDVIAPQAVSARRVIVLALGKAEAVTALSLAHAGGLLAAHLEGKGECAATLVLDPIAGIGLPGAEILARIALGMRLRRYRFDMRNRRQGAGADRTLRVQLVGAGGSELNSALARINAIADGVEYARTLVNLPPNHLHPDNFHDHLEPLHEAGIDVEILDTARLKELGMNAILAVGSGSVRPPRVAVLRYRGKGGPAQPLAFVGKGVCFDSGGLCIKRGEQMFDMKADMGGAAAVVGLLIALARQGSPVHVVGVLGIAENMPSGTALKPRDIITTASGQTVEVFDTDAEGRLILADCLYYAASRFNPSVIVDLATLTYSVMRGLGSVFAGLFSTDDAIASRMIAAGEAVGERFWQLPLDRAYDEGLQSPFADLRHHAKDMEDGDAPYAAAFLRHFTEDRPWVHLDIAGKELADTDRPLGRQGATAFGVQMLEEWVRSSREAN